From Dioscorea cayenensis subsp. rotundata cultivar TDr96_F1 chromosome 13, TDr96_F1_v2_PseudoChromosome.rev07_lg8_w22 25.fasta, whole genome shotgun sequence, the proteins below share one genomic window:
- the LOC120274816 gene encoding protein indeterminate-domain 12-like isoform X1, giving the protein MFQHSMSMLKKKRNQPGNPDPDAEVVAMSPKSLMATNRFVCEICNKGFQRDQNLQLHRRGHNLPWKLRQKSNKEVMKKKVYVCPESTCVHHHPSRALGDLTGIKKHYCRKHGEKKWKCDRCSKRYAVLSDWKAHLKTCGTKEYTCDCGTLFSRKDSFLTHRAFCDALAQESATLISMKLPHELPQPSLHHELHSLNPNPKPNPSLSAMALLQKATAMRSFPLNGCDLTTWRNEDRPTRDFIGAVDVRVGNAAAVEAPAPAPAEDNVEQPVSVAVDPVTRGEHTRWFTTFG; this is encoded by the exons ATGTTTCAACACTCCATGTCCATGctcaagaagaagagaaaccaACCTGGAAACCCAG ATCCAGATGCTGAAGTAGTAGCAATGTCACCAAAGAGCTTGATGGCAACAAACAGATTTGTATGTGAAATATGCAACAAAGGTTTCCAAAGGGACCAGAACTTGCAGCTTCACAGAAGAGGTCACAACCTGCCATGGAAGCTCAGACAGAAGAGCAACAAGGAAGTGATGAAGAAAAAGGTTTATGTTTGTCCTGAATCAACTTGTGTGCACCATCACCCTTCAAGAGCTCTTGGTGATCTCACTGGAATCAAGAAACACTACTGCAGAAAACATGGTGAGAAGAAGTGGAAGTGTGACCGGTGTTCTAAGAGATATGCTGTTCTTTCTGATTGGAAAGCTCATCTCAAGACTTGTGGAACCAAAGAGTACACTTGTGATTGTGGAACTCTGTTCTCCAG gaAGGACAGCTTCCTCACTCACAGAGCTTTCTGTGATGCACTGGCACAAGAGAGTGCAACACTGATCTCCATGAAACTACCTCATGAGCTTCCTCAACCTTCTCTTCACCATGAACTCCACTCAttgaaccctaaccctaaacctaaCCCTAGTCTCTCGGCCATGGCTTTGCTGCAAAAGGCAACTGCCATGCGTTCTTTCCCTTTAAATGGTTGTGATTTGACCACGTGGAGAAACGAGGACCGTCCGACCAGGGACTTCATTGGCGCCGTCGATGTTAGAGTTGGTAATGCTGCGGCGGTGGAAgcgccggcgccggcgccggcggAGGATAATGTAGAGCAGCCTGTGAGCGTGGCCGTGGATCCGGTGACTCGCGGTGAGCATACGCGGTGGTTCACCACCTTCGGATGA
- the LOC120274816 gene encoding protein indeterminate-domain 12-like isoform X2 — MFQHSMSMLKKKRNQPGNPDAEVVAMSPKSLMATNRFVCEICNKGFQRDQNLQLHRRGHNLPWKLRQKSNKEVMKKKVYVCPESTCVHHHPSRALGDLTGIKKHYCRKHGEKKWKCDRCSKRYAVLSDWKAHLKTCGTKEYTCDCGTLFSRKDSFLTHRAFCDALAQESATLISMKLPHELPQPSLHHELHSLNPNPKPNPSLSAMALLQKATAMRSFPLNGCDLTTWRNEDRPTRDFIGAVDVRVGNAAAVEAPAPAPAEDNVEQPVSVAVDPVTRGEHTRWFTTFG; from the exons ATGTTTCAACACTCCATGTCCATGctcaagaagaagagaaaccaACCTGGAAACCCAG ATGCTGAAGTAGTAGCAATGTCACCAAAGAGCTTGATGGCAACAAACAGATTTGTATGTGAAATATGCAACAAAGGTTTCCAAAGGGACCAGAACTTGCAGCTTCACAGAAGAGGTCACAACCTGCCATGGAAGCTCAGACAGAAGAGCAACAAGGAAGTGATGAAGAAAAAGGTTTATGTTTGTCCTGAATCAACTTGTGTGCACCATCACCCTTCAAGAGCTCTTGGTGATCTCACTGGAATCAAGAAACACTACTGCAGAAAACATGGTGAGAAGAAGTGGAAGTGTGACCGGTGTTCTAAGAGATATGCTGTTCTTTCTGATTGGAAAGCTCATCTCAAGACTTGTGGAACCAAAGAGTACACTTGTGATTGTGGAACTCTGTTCTCCAG gaAGGACAGCTTCCTCACTCACAGAGCTTTCTGTGATGCACTGGCACAAGAGAGTGCAACACTGATCTCCATGAAACTACCTCATGAGCTTCCTCAACCTTCTCTTCACCATGAACTCCACTCAttgaaccctaaccctaaacctaaCCCTAGTCTCTCGGCCATGGCTTTGCTGCAAAAGGCAACTGCCATGCGTTCTTTCCCTTTAAATGGTTGTGATTTGACCACGTGGAGAAACGAGGACCGTCCGACCAGGGACTTCATTGGCGCCGTCGATGTTAGAGTTGGTAATGCTGCGGCGGTGGAAgcgccggcgccggcgccggcggAGGATAATGTAGAGCAGCCTGTGAGCGTGGCCGTGGATCCGGTGACTCGCGGTGAGCATACGCGGTGGTTCACCACCTTCGGATGA